The sequence TCCAGGACAGCTATCTTCACTCCCGTTCCATCATAGCCGGAAGTCTGCCAGTCATCAGCGTTTATCAAGGGCACACCCTCGCTGACGATAGCCTCATCCATTAACGGCTCCCAGGGCATACGCACGAAGCGTATAGCGGGAGCATTGGCCAGTCCGGTCAGGGCGGTAACCGGCACCTCTACCTGTAACAGGTTTTTATAGCTTGCCTCCAGCTTGCCTCCGGCATTACCGGCCGCTTCGGCGGCGGCTTGAAGCTGCCCGGGCACGCCCTCAATAATTACCCTGACCTTCTCATTGGCTGAAACAGCGCTGTCTTCGCGGGCGAAGCCCGGGGCGGTTCTTGCGGTCTTGCCGGCGACCATCTTGTTCAGACGGGAGTCCAGTTTGGGGTTGCCTTTCTCCGGCAGCACGATAGGCGGCAGGTCAGGCTCTTCATCCCCGGCGGCCGCCGTAACCGGCTGCTCCGCAAAGGAGAGAACATTGCTGAGGAGCAACACAATAATGAGAATTAGACCGGGGACTGCCTTAATTCGTTTTAGCATATCATTCTCATGTCCCGATAGCTGCAACTGTCATCAGCGTCAGTTATATGACGGAGGCAAGGGTAACCGGATGAACCGGACGCTTTCCTCATCAGCGAGAGTCGGCAGGCTGGTTACCGGCGCCACCGCCTGCAAAAGGTCATTGTAGCTGGTCTCTATCTGAGCCCCGGCATCGGTAGCTGCCCCGGTTGCCGTCTCCAGTTGGCCGGGCACCACTTCGATAATTACCCTGACTTTTCCATCTACCAGTTCAATACCACTCTGTCCGGCAAATGAGGCGGCTTCGCCACGCTTTTCGGCATCAACCAGTTGGTTTAGCCGGGAGTCCAGCTTGGGGTGACCCTTTTCAGATGAGTTGAGCGGAGGAAGATTGTCCATAGCCTGACCGGACGTGCAGGACACGGTGAATAAAATAAACACGCCAATGAAGGCAAGCAGTCCCGGTATGATATTTGCGCCTGGTTTCCCTCCCATTCCTGACCGCTGACCTCTCTCCATTACTCTATTCTATTCCATTACCGGTCAGTATTACCAGTTTGCGCGCCGTTCGTGGTGAGCTTGTCGAACCACTGGCGCGCATAAGACAACTCGTTACGAAACTAAGTACCAGTGCCCAGTCTCGGAAATACGTTGATAAAGTCGTTTCGCTTTTCAATAGAAAGAGGAGAACGGGGAGATTCGAAATCCCTCTCAATCTCCCCCGTATCAAGTACGGGGCAAGCTCTTTACGAAAGGGAGAAGAATTATTCAACTTATTTCTAAGACACTACTCTAGCATACCTCACGCTCGCCTGATTAGCTTCAAAAGTACGTAGAAAACATTACCTGAACTAAGTAGGCTTACGTATTACTCCCGCCCTTCCGGTGCGATAAACTTAAAAATATAACGAATTTTCCGGGAGGTAAACAAAAAATGACACGTGAGAAAAAAGGATTACGGACCCTGTTCACCTCGCTGACCGTGGGAGCGGTCTTCCTGGCGCTGCTGCCCGCCTGTCAGTCCGGGGTCACCACCGAGGATATCAATGCGGTGGTACAGGCTGTAGATGGGCAGGATGTAGTGCTGACCCTCGAAGATGGTACCAGGCTCCATGTCCAGGCCGAAAAGCAGGCTGACGATGCCAGCAGCATGATTGGTGAGAAAGTAGAGGCCAAGATTGAGGTCGGTGATGACAATCCCAAGCTCGTCCAGATTCAGAAGTCATCCACCTCATCCTCAAGTATGGAGGGAACTGAGGACTTCCATTTCGGCGGCGCCGTCGAGTCGATGGGGGCGGAAGCCTGGGTCGTCGGTGGTAAGACATTTAAAGTGAACAGCGCCACCATGCTGGACACCGGACTGGCGGTTGGCGTCCAGGCTGAAGTAGAGTTTATCAAGCTCTCTGACGGTTCGCTGCTCGCCACCAAGATTGAAACCCCGGCTTCGGATGACATCGCCGAGGACTTTTCTATGACTGGCGTCATCACCTCTATCAGCAGCAGTGAACTTGTTCTCGGTGACAAGACCTTCAAGATTGATGCCAGTACCATGCTGGACCAGGGACTGGCGGCGGGTGTGATGGCGAAAGTGGAATTCATTCTCCAACCGGACGGCACCATGCTGGCAAAATCAATAGAGACCGACGCACCTGATTCGTCCGCTGGAGAGGACTTCACCGCTGGAGGGCCTATCCAGGCTATGGATTCGACCTCCGTAATGGTGGACGGCAGAAAGTTTACCATTGACGCTAACACTATCCTGGACAGCGGACTGGCTACAGGCATACTGGTTAAGGTCGAGTTCGTCGTCCAACCGGACGGAACCCTGCTGGCGAAAGAGGTGGAGACCGCCGGAATTGATGAAGGCGAGAACCTGTATCTGGCCGGCCCGATCCAGTCCATAAGCCCGACTGCCTGGGTTGTCGGCGGCAGGACCTTCGCCGTGACTGCGACAACGCAAATTGACGAAGGACTGGCTGTGGGCATTAACGCCAATGTTGAGTTTATCATCAAGGCGGATGGCTCTTTTGAGGCAGTACATATCGAGGATTCGGGTTTCGAGCTCATCGGCATGGTGCAGGCCATTGCGCCTGATGCCTACGCCGTTGGAGGGCACATCTTCAAGACCAATGCCAATACCGTCATTGAGCAAGGTCTCAAGATTGGTAAATTGGTGCAGGTCAACTTCGTCATCCAGCCCGGCGGCTCGCTGCTGGCGCTGCAAATCAAGAAGCCCGATACCAAGGTACAGGCTTTCACCTTTAAAGGCATCGTACAGTCCCTGAGCGCTACATCCATGATGGTCACCGGACAGACCTTCCAGGTTAGCCCTGCCACCGTCATCGGCGCGGGTGTGGCTACCGGCATCGAGGTAGTCGTCACTTTCGACATCACGCCGGGCAACATCCTCTCAGCGATATCGGTCCAGAGCGCGAAAGCACTCAAGAATTAACTCGGCGTAATACAACTGGTTAGCGAAGGGGCGGTCTTAGGGCCGCCCTTTCCGTTAAGTAGAGTCTCAAATGCACAGGGTATTAAAAAGAACATCCTATCTCCAACGGCTTACCCGCCTGCTATATACAGGCAGGGAATACGTACGGTACTCCATGCCTGCTCAGTATTACTACGTATTTCTGGGGGGGGGGCGTATGGTCAATAATAAAGGTATAGGAATGAATAGTATCGATATGGAGGACAAATAGTATCAAGATGTGAAAACAAACGGTATCAAGCCAGAATACCGGCGTTTGCCGGAAGTCATTTATTCAAAGAAGGAGGGAAAGAAAGATGACAATTGCAAAGAGCGCGATAAGCAGGCGGGACTTTTTTAAGTATGCCGGAGGCAGTATCGCTGTTCTGGTGGTGGGTAGTAAACTGAACTGGGTCTTTAAGGACACGGTTTATGCCGCTGTCCCCGTCCAGACCCTGGACTTTCACATCACGGATGCCATCAAGGAGATGCACACCCACAACGCCGTCAACACGGCCGAGTGCTACTTATGGGTTTTCCAGAGCGTAGACCCTGACCCCGACGGGGCTGGCAGTAATCCCAGCCTTAACCTGTTGCCGGAGTGCCCCGGTCCTACCATCATGGCCACCAAAGGCGATACCATTCACATCAAGATAACCAATGATCTGCCCGAGCCTCACGCTTTCTCTATCCCGGGGCTTGGTCTTAACAGTGTACCCGACGTTATTCCTTCGGGAGAGTGCCGGGAATACGATATCACTGCCACCCAGTGCGGCGCATTTCTTTATTATGACAACCTGAATGAACCGGTGAACCGGATGATGGGCTTGCACGGAGCCGTCATCATCCTGCCCACTGAGGCGGAGCGAGCGCCGGGGCATAACCTGACCCCCTACGACAATCCCACACCCAATGTTCAGGCGCTATTCGACTCATTCGGCACGGATGTGTTCCCCGGCCTGGCCTGGGAGGAGGGTGACGCTACCCCCTGGGCACTTAATAACGCTTTCCCCGAGCATGGCACGGTGGATATGCCCAATGCTACCCCTTTCCGGCACTACCTGTGGCTGCTGCACCAGGCCAGCCCCCGGCTCTTCGCCGAGGTGGGAGACTATTACGACACCAACGGAGCTGTCTATCCCGCCCAGGAGTTCATGGATAAGTTCCTGCGGGGCGACTTCGTATTGAATAACAACCAGAACGCTCACTCAAGCGGGATCGAAGCGGTATCCTACAAGCCCCAGTACTTCACCGTCAACGGCCAGTCCGGCTTCTTCGCCCATGACAGCGCCTACGTCACTCCCATGGGCCGCGTGGGCGAGCCGGCGGTGGTCTATATCCTCAACGCGGGGCTGTGGCTGCACTCAATGCACCTGCATGCCAACCATTTCTACGTGACCGATGTTAACCAGGCAGTGCAGGAGAACCCCATCTGGGTGGATGTCTTCAATGTTCACCCCATGGACCGGGTGGATTATGTCGTACCCTTCATGAGGCCGCCGGACGTGCCCAACCAGAGAGGCATCGGGCGCCCTGACCCCGCCCTTGGCACCTGCTGGCCGCCGCTTCAAGAGATGAACACCTATATCCCTGATATCGGAGAGGAAACGGCTCTCAGGCCCGTCTATGACATGCACGGGCAGGTGGTGCTCGATGGTTTCGGCCAGCCCGTGATAGATAAGGAGATTGACCTGGCGCAGCGGCTTTCACCACTGTGCTACCCCATGCACGACCATTCCGAGCCCAGCCAGACCTCCCAGGGCGGCAACTACAACACCGGCCTGATTTCCGGCATTTACTTCACCGGAGACCGGAATACGGAGGGTCATCTGGATTTCCCCATGGAGGAGGACTTCTGGATCATGTTCCGGAACTACCGCGGCTGCGAGATTGAAGGAACACATCCGGCCGCTCCTCCGCACGATGATGGTCACTAGGAAATAACTCTATCCGGTAACGGATAGAAAGGAGAAAAAAAGATGTCATTTTCAAATCCGGCAAATCATATACACCGCCACTCCATTCTTCACATGGAGGGGATGTTCACCAAGATGTGGGACCCGCCCAAAGAGAACCCGGACACGCCGGACATGGTGGCGCCCAATAACCCCGTCCCGGAGGTAATGGCCATGTTCGGCTACCAGAGCCAGCCGAGCACTCCCCATACCGTGGAGCGGGACCTGATGCACGGAGTGAAGGTTCCCGCCTGGGACTTCGCTACCTCCGGAAAGGAACTTGATTTCTTCCTTTTCCGGGATAAGGATAACCCGGCCACCGGTGGCGGCAATTTCCCGGGAGCCACTATCAGAGTACCCAGGGGCGTCATCTTTCATGGTGATACCAACGGGCACGGGCCGCCGCCGCACACCATCCACTGGCACGGCATGGAGCCGACACCCATGAATGATGGCGTGGGGCATTGCTCTATGGAAATAGGTAACTACATCTACCAGTTCCAGCCCAATTTCATCGGCTTCTATTTCTGCCACTGCCACCGCAACACGGTGCAGCACTTCGAGTTCGGGCTATACCAGGCGCTGCTCATTGACCCGCCGGATGCCTATTTCGCTACTCTCTGGGACCCGACCATCCCCATCGGGGCAGGCCGGGACAGGAAGCGCAGGATTGCCTGCAACCTGACCAGGGTCATGCCGACTGGAGGGACCTCCGTATTGGACCTGCAGGACCTTTCCGGTAGCTTTCCGGGCTTTAACGGCAACCCGGTTGATGAGGATGATCCCGAGGCCGGAAACATCCTTCTTCCCGACTACCTTAAGTTTGCCACTGACCCTCATGCCATGACCGTCCCGTTTGACGTAGAGGCGCTGTGGGTGGTGGATGACCGTGACTCGCGCTGGAGCGAACTGGCGCCGGACGCGCGGACAACCTATCCAAAGTACGGAAGCATTCCCGGCTACAACGATAATTTCCGGGGCAACGCCGGCGGCGGTACGGTTGATGACAGTAAATTCTTCTCCTTTAATGACTTCAACGCCGATTACTGGTTTGTCACCGGGGTACCGGTGCCGGGCCATAAATACGGGACCGCGGAGATCCCTACCGGAATTGTCATCCCTCCGGCGCTGATGAGCGGCGTCTCCGGCGTCCAGGTCTCCATCGAAGCCGAGGTCGGCCAGACCATCCTGGTGCGCATGCTTGACGCCGCCTATGATTGTACTGAGACCACGTTTCCGGTACCTATAACCATCATCGCCTGGGACGGACGCGCCCTGGGGGTAGAACCCTACGGCTTCAACCACGCTTATGTCGTCCCTGCCGGGGAGCATATTCACCAGAGCGTAGCGCGCCGTTTTGATGCCCTGATTAAAGTGGATAGCCCCATTAACGACTTCGCCTACGTTAACTTCGTTGACAATGAGGCCCAGGTGGAGGGAGATGCCAACGCCCAGAGGGTAATCTTTACCGCTAAAATTCCCATCAATATCGGCTACTCCATAACCGGCAATGTGCGCAACACGACCACCTCAATTGAGGGTGTGCCGATGGAGGCGGTGGCCATAACCCTGACCGGAACGACCGAGGGCGGGCAACCGGTGAGCAAGACTACGGTGACAGACCATCTTGGTAACTACCGCTTCTCCGGACTGCTGGACGGCGCTTATACGGTTACGCCTTCCCTGGCAGGCTTCCTGTTCACTCCAGCAAGCAGAGGCGTGCCGGTGGCCGGAGCTAACCAGGCAGGGGAGGACTTCACGGGAACACAGGTTGAAGGGGAGTTTGTGATTTCGGGCACCGTGGTCAGTTCCCGGGGAGCCGCGGTGGGTATCCCCCAGGTAATGGTAAATCTGAATGGGGACACCAGCAGGGTGGTGATGACGGATGACGAAGGCCATTTCTATTTCGTCGGCATGGCTGACGGCGATTATACGGTGACGCCCGGCAACATTCATATCGGCAACGCCGGGCTTCCGGACGAGGACCCGGACCAGCCATCCAACGCCGCCTACGCCTACTCGCCGCCGTCTATGGAAGTGAGGGTAGACGAAGCTAATGAGGAAATCGGCTTCTTCAGAGGGAGAAGATTGAACCCTATGGATATGGGAGTATAGCAAGAACCGGTTAGTCCGATTTATTGAGACAGGGGAGGTACAACAAATGAAACCGAAAAGGACTCTGAAGAACATTTTCGCGGGCTTGCTGGCAGCCTTACTGGTCATGGTATCGTTACCGGCAATGGCGGCGGGACAGGTCAGTCTGGGCTTTGATGCTATCGAAATCTTCGCCCAGGAGGAGCACGTCCTGACGCCGCGGTCGGCTGGCACGATAGTGCCTGACGACACTGATGTTCAGGAAGGCCTGCCGAACTCGACTGTTATCCTGTTCGTGATTGGCGGTACCGTCAGCGGACTGGACGAAGCCAACGGCGAGTGGCAAATCGGCACCCCGGCGATACATGTCTACGAAGCGTCCGGGAGCCGGACGATAATAGATGGTGCGCCGGCGGCGGGGGACCCGGTGAGGGTGGTCGGCAAGAGGGCGCTAACAGAAGGCCCGATTGTCGCCCAGTTCATCACGAAAGTCGACACCGCTCCGGCCGGTGCGGCTATCGTCAGCACCGCGCTCCTCTTTAACGGTACGGTGACCACCGCCGGAATGGATACATGGACGGTCACACCGGCGGTTGGTGACCCGGTAGACTTCAATATCCTTATGGATACCGCTATCCACCTGGGTATCATGGAGGGTTCCGCGGTAACCGTAGAATACGTCATTGATCCATCGACCTTGCCGCCGGATGATGACGATGAGCCGACTAATCTCGCCACACCCGTCATTAACCATAACATGGTAACGGTGACCTGGGAATCTCCCGGACAGACCGTGACCGGCTTCATCATCGAGCGTTCCGATGATGCCGGTGTCAGTTTTAACGAAATCGACCGTGTGGGGGCCACTGACCGCACCTATGATGATAACTCGGTGCAGCCGGAGACTTCCTACATGTACCGGGTAAGGGCATTCAATGACGCCGGTGAGGCAGTCTCGGCTTCGGTCCCGGTGACGGTGACCACACCGGCGGCTCCGGTGGTAGCGGCTACGGTTATAACCGGTGCTGCCACCAGCGTTACTACCACTTCCGCCGTGCTGAACGGCAACCTGAACAGTCTGGGTACAGCCACGCCGGTGAATTTATCTTTTGAATGGGGC comes from Dehalococcoidales bacterium and encodes:
- a CDS encoding DUF5666 domain-containing protein; the protein is MTREKKGLRTLFTSLTVGAVFLALLPACQSGVTTEDINAVVQAVDGQDVVLTLEDGTRLHVQAEKQADDASSMIGEKVEAKIEVGDDNPKLVQIQKSSTSSSSMEGTEDFHFGGAVESMGAEAWVVGGKTFKVNSATMLDTGLAVGVQAEVEFIKLSDGSLLATKIETPASDDIAEDFSMTGVITSISSSELVLGDKTFKIDASTMLDQGLAAGVMAKVEFILQPDGTMLAKSIETDAPDSSAGEDFTAGGPIQAMDSTSVMVDGRKFTIDANTILDSGLATGILVKVEFVVQPDGTLLAKEVETAGIDEGENLYLAGPIQSISPTAWVVGGRTFAVTATTQIDEGLAVGINANVEFIIKADGSFEAVHIEDSGFELIGMVQAIAPDAYAVGGHIFKTNANTVIEQGLKIGKLVQVNFVIQPGGSLLALQIKKPDTKVQAFTFKGIVQSLSATSMMVTGQTFQVSPATVIGAGVATGIEVVVTFDITPGNILSAISVQSAKALKN
- a CDS encoding fibronectin type III domain-containing protein → MKPKRTLKNIFAGLLAALLVMVSLPAMAAGQVSLGFDAIEIFAQEEHVLTPRSAGTIVPDDTDVQEGLPNSTVILFVIGGTVSGLDEANGEWQIGTPAIHVYEASGSRTIIDGAPAAGDPVRVVGKRALTEGPIVAQFITKVDTAPAGAAIVSTALLFNGTVTTAGMDTWTVTPAVGDPVDFNILMDTAIHLGIMEGSAVTVEYVIDPSTLPPDDDDEPTNLATPVINHNMVTVTWESPGQTVTGFIIERSDDAGVSFNEIDRVGATDRTYDDNSVQPETSYMYRVRAFNDAGEAVSASVPVTVTTPAAPVVAATVITGAATSVTTTSAVLNGNLNSLGTATPVNLSFEWGTTAGGPYPNTTATQAKTATGTFMINLTGLTSNTAYFYRTKASSAAGTVFGAEGSFTTLQQTANGDGTGPIIGGGGSGSGGGVITTVALTGMTADKDLEVDDSGKSKDKVRLSNSGPGKKYFLDIPAGTVMKSSSGFPLTALTFSDPATKPPAPQGAILVSIENLGPTGATFNPPITLTMEFDPAELPAGASVDDLVIAFWDGTQWMMLESTVDAGANTVSAQVSHFTLFGILAKVTSPAVTTTPTTPTAPTTPTTPTTPTTPTTPAAPATPTSPTTAESAPTPEAPSAGTNWILISGLVAAAVVVISLAVFLIKKKGAGQMAK
- a CDS encoding carboxypeptidase regulatory-like domain-containing protein; protein product: MSFSNPANHIHRHSILHMEGMFTKMWDPPKENPDTPDMVAPNNPVPEVMAMFGYQSQPSTPHTVERDLMHGVKVPAWDFATSGKELDFFLFRDKDNPATGGGNFPGATIRVPRGVIFHGDTNGHGPPPHTIHWHGMEPTPMNDGVGHCSMEIGNYIYQFQPNFIGFYFCHCHRNTVQHFEFGLYQALLIDPPDAYFATLWDPTIPIGAGRDRKRRIACNLTRVMPTGGTSVLDLQDLSGSFPGFNGNPVDEDDPEAGNILLPDYLKFATDPHAMTVPFDVEALWVVDDRDSRWSELAPDARTTYPKYGSIPGYNDNFRGNAGGGTVDDSKFFSFNDFNADYWFVTGVPVPGHKYGTAEIPTGIVIPPALMSGVSGVQVSIEAEVGQTILVRMLDAAYDCTETTFPVPITIIAWDGRALGVEPYGFNHAYVVPAGEHIHQSVARRFDALIKVDSPINDFAYVNFVDNEAQVEGDANAQRVIFTAKIPINIGYSITGNVRNTTTSIEGVPMEAVAITLTGTTEGGQPVSKTTVTDHLGNYRFSGLLDGAYTVTPSLAGFLFTPASRGVPVAGANQAGEDFTGTQVEGEFVISGTVVSSRGAAVGIPQVMVNLNGDTSRVVMTDDEGHFYFVGMADGDYTVTPGNIHIGNAGLPDEDPDQPSNAAYAYSPPSMEVRVDEANEEIGFFRGRRLNPMDMGV
- a CDS encoding multicopper oxidase domain-containing protein, with product MTIAKSAISRRDFFKYAGGSIAVLVVGSKLNWVFKDTVYAAVPVQTLDFHITDAIKEMHTHNAVNTAECYLWVFQSVDPDPDGAGSNPSLNLLPECPGPTIMATKGDTIHIKITNDLPEPHAFSIPGLGLNSVPDVIPSGECREYDITATQCGAFLYYDNLNEPVNRMMGLHGAVIILPTEAERAPGHNLTPYDNPTPNVQALFDSFGTDVFPGLAWEEGDATPWALNNAFPEHGTVDMPNATPFRHYLWLLHQASPRLFAEVGDYYDTNGAVYPAQEFMDKFLRGDFVLNNNQNAHSSGIEAVSYKPQYFTVNGQSGFFAHDSAYVTPMGRVGEPAVVYILNAGLWLHSMHLHANHFYVTDVNQAVQENPIWVDVFNVHPMDRVDYVVPFMRPPDVPNQRGIGRPDPALGTCWPPLQEMNTYIPDIGEETALRPVYDMHGQVVLDGFGQPVIDKEIDLAQRLSPLCYPMHDHSEPSQTSQGGNYNTGLISGIYFTGDRNTEGHLDFPMEEDFWIMFRNYRGCEIEGTHPAAPPHDDGH